In Thermoplasmatales archaeon, a genomic segment contains:
- a CDS encoding serine/threonine protein phosphatase, with the protein MSYLEKAREIMAEEPALLRLHDKIMVAGDTHGDVVVAREIVKRFYEEKFDFLVFLGDYVDRRPPDVSASENIDFLLGEKCRNPDKIFLLKGNHEANYAIPCYPNDFEIEMGEKYGEYVKVFREMPIAGLLNNVFVSHGGIIKGKEIERLSKNDFDDIEALTWSDPEIANIYRGAGITYDENDLNDFLEKINARAFIRGHDYNLNGTIVYNKCLTIFSSRLYKNEGNKGILIAKIYGDIEHIEEIEIEDFSTQWRKYKARKI; encoded by the coding sequence ATGAGCTATCTTGAAAAAGCAAGAGAAATAATGGCAGAAGAGCCCGCCCTCCTGCGCCTGCATGACAAAATTATGGTGGCGGGGGACACACATGGCGATGTGGTGGTAGCGAGAGAAATTGTAAAGAGATTTTATGAAGAAAAATTTGATTTTCTTGTTTTTCTTGGTGACTATGTTGATAGACGCCCTCCTGATGTTAGTGCTTCTGAAAATATAGATTTTTTGCTGGGAGAGAAATGCAGAAATCCAGATAAAATTTTTTTGCTGAAAGGAAACCATGAAGCAAATTATGCAATTCCATGTTATCCAAATGATTTTGAAATTGAAATGGGAGAGAAATATGGGGAGTATGTAAAAGTTTTTAGAGAAATGCCGATTGCGGGACTGCTTAACAATGTTTTTGTATCACACGGGGGAATAATTAAAGGGAAAGAAATTGAAAGACTAAGTAAAAATGACTTCGATGATATAGAAGCTCTTACATGGAGCGACCCAGAGATTGCAAATATTTATAGAGGGGCGGGAATAACTTATGATGAAAATGATTTAAATGATTTTCTTGAAAAGATAAATGCAAGGGCATTTATAAGAGGACATGACTACAATTTGAACGGAACAATTGTATATAACAAATGTCTCACGATATTTTCGTCTCGGTTATATAAAAATGAGGGAAATAAAGGAATATTGATTGCAAAAATTTATGGAGATATTGAACACATTGAAGAAATAGAAATTGAAGATTTTTCCACTCAATGGAGAAAATATAAAGCAAGAAAAATATAA
- a CDS encoding Ni/Fe hydrogenase subunit alpha, translating to MKIEREIRNDHLARIEGKAGVVVEIGDEIKARINVTEGPRFFEIVARNRKYEDVPSICSRICSFCSIPHKLTPIEAIENALSIEVSENIKEMRNMLYFGNVVESHALHLFLFVFPDYLGFPDAFSMAKSYPELMKKGLMLKNFGAMVQEIVGKRDIHAENPVVGGFGKLPREEEMKKIIQDGKEAIKTSIEVVDFISEYEYPSFMNMERNHLSISPYSGYGVYGNEIIASDGNKFKVEEYKNNIEERVISYSFSKGSYYKNSPFMVGALSRLVNNKNLIDGTAKDLINKYSSFIKANNCFANNFAQAIEMLYFIEKIIEIAEKIEIKKEEKAKGEKSGHGFAVTEAPRGLLIYEIDIEDEIVKYMNVITPTAMFLPIMEKDAEKMARGMWENGYRDVELIGKKVEMAIRAYDPCISCSVHAIKK from the coding sequence ATGAAGATAGAAAGAGAAATAAGAAATGATCATCTCGCAAGAATAGAGGGCAAGGCGGGCGTTGTTGTAGAGATAGGAGATGAAATAAAAGCGAGGATAAATGTTACAGAAGGGCCCAGATTTTTTGAGATAGTTGCAAGAAATAGAAAATATGAAGATGTGCCATCAATTTGTTCAAGAATATGTAGCTTTTGTTCCATACCTCATAAACTAACTCCAATAGAGGCAATAGAAAATGCCCTTTCAATTGAAGTAAGCGAAAATATAAAAGAAATGAGAAATATGCTATATTTTGGAAATGTTGTTGAGAGCCATGCACTTCATTTATTCCTTTTTGTTTTTCCAGATTATCTTGGCTTTCCAGATGCTTTTTCAATGGCTAAAAGCTATCCAGAGCTGATGAAAAAAGGGCTTATGCTTAAAAATTTTGGAGCAATGGTTCAGGAGATTGTTGGAAAAAGAGATATACATGCAGAAAATCCTGTTGTTGGAGGATTTGGAAAATTACCGAGGGAGGAAGAAATGAAAAAAATAATTCAGGATGGAAAAGAAGCAATAAAAACATCTATTGAGGTAGTGGATTTTATATCTGAATATGAGTACCCATCTTTTATGAACATGGAAAGAAATCATTTGTCAATAAGCCCATATTCTGGCTATGGAGTTTATGGAAATGAAATAATTGCTTCTGATGGAAATAAATTTAAAGTAGAGGAATACAAGAATAATATAGAAGAAAGGGTTATCAGCTATTCATTTTCAAAAGGTAGCTACTATAAAAATTCACCTTTTATGGTGGGAGCTTTATCAAGGCTGGTGAATAATAAAAATTTAATTGATGGAACCGCAAAAGATTTGATTAATAAGTACTCTAGCTTTATTAAAGCAAATAATTGTTTTGCTAACAATTTTGCTCAAGCAATAGAAATGCTCTATTTTATAGAAAAAATCATTGAAATTGCGGAAAAAATTGAGATAAAGAAAGAGGAAAAAGCAAAAGGAGAGAAAAGCGGTCATGGTTTTGCGGTTACGGAAGCTCCGAGAGGATTGCTGATATATGAAATAGATATAGAGGATGAAATTGTAAAATACATGAATGTTATAACCCCAACCGCAATGTTTTTGCCGATCATGGAAAAAGATGCTGAAAAAATGGCGAGGGGTATGTGGGAAAATGGATATAGAGATGTGGAGCTTATAGGAAAAAAAGTTGAAATGGCTATAAGGGCCTATGATCCATGCATTTCATGCAGTGTCCATGCAATTAAAAAATGA
- a CDS encoding sulfhydrogenase 1 subunit delta produces the protein MRDKMKLKIGIYGLTSCYGCQLRMASIKDILEVSKNFDIVCWKMMSSKGEIEPCDIAFVEGSVTTEKDEEEVKMIREKSKVVVAMGSCAIHGGVQGSLFGEDYKKIFKEVYGENSIYYKARIGEPLKKYIKVDYNLPGCPPEENELVYYLATFGIGSYPEEKDYPVCAECRRNGYPCVLIEKNESCLGSLTVAGCNARCLAHNVACIGCRGPLPHNVAWFDSLALTFKDKKIDKEAIKKRMEIFGKQSGKIDEIVEKVFR, from the coding sequence ATGAGGGATAAAATGAAATTAAAAATAGGAATATACGGGCTAACTTCCTGCTATGGTTGCCAGCTGAGAATGGCAAGCATAAAAGATATTTTAGAGGTTTCAAAGAATTTTGACATAGTTTGCTGGAAGATGATGTCGAGCAAGGGAGAAATTGAGCCATGCGATATAGCATTTGTTGAAGGAAGCGTTACAACTGAAAAAGATGAGGAGGAAGTTAAAATGATAAGGGAAAAATCAAAAGTTGTTGTCGCAATGGGCTCATGTGCAATCCATGGAGGAGTGCAAGGTTCTTTATTTGGAGAAGATTATAAAAAAATTTTTAAAGAAGTTTATGGAGAGAATTCAATATATTATAAGGCAAGGATTGGAGAGCCACTGAAAAAATATATAAAGGTTGATTATAATTTGCCAGGTTGTCCACCTGAAGAAAATGAATTAGTATATTATCTTGCAACCTTTGGCATAGGAAGTTATCCTGAAGAAAAGGATTATCCTGTGTGTGCGGAATGCAGAAGAAATGGCTATCCATGTGTTCTTATAGAAAAAAACGAGTCCTGCCTTGGCTCCTTGACTGTTGCGGGGTGCAATGCAAGATGCTTGGCCCACAATGTTGCCTGCATTGGATGCAGAGGTCCTTTGCCACATAATGTTGCATGGTTTGATTCCCTGGCTCTCACTTTCAAAGATAAAAAAATCGATAAGGAAGCGATAAAAAAGAGAATGGAAATATTCGGAAAGCAAAGCGGGAAAATTGATGAAATAGTTGAAAAGGTGTTCAGATGA
- a CDS encoding cytochrome-c3 hydrogenase subunit gamma (catalyzes the oxidation/reduction of cytochrome-c3), with amino-acid sequence MDNVYSIYKCRVLRTYDLTDEEKLFLFRFEDSATAEKWGFLPGQFVQLTVPGIGEVPISICSSPMRKGFFELCIKTAGRVTTKIHEMKPGDIVGVRGPYGNGFPVQKFEEKDLLLIGCGIGMAPLRSVFMYAVDNRWKFGNITVINSARTGNKLLFRKELEAMRDMAEAENIRIIQTVTRDPDWPGWVGRAQEHIRHANTNPKNSYVCVCGPPQVYHEIFEKLIENGYNPRNIYVTLERRMKCGVGKCGHCIAGSSTFLKYICIDGPVFGYYDIISIPGLI; translated from the coding sequence ATGGATAATGTTTACTCTATTTACAAATGCAGGGTGCTAAGAACATATGATTTGACGGACGAAGAAAAACTATTCCTTTTTCGCTTCGAAGATTCTGCAACCGCGGAAAAATGGGGATTTCTTCCAGGGCAATTTGTTCAATTAACAGTTCCAGGTATTGGAGAAGTGCCAATTTCAATATGCTCTTCACCAATGAGAAAGGGTTTTTTTGAGCTATGCATAAAAACCGCTGGAAGAGTTACTACCAAGATACATGAGATGAAGCCAGGAGATATTGTAGGAGTAAGAGGACCTTATGGCAATGGCTTCCCTGTTCAAAAATTCGAGGAAAAAGATTTATTGCTTATAGGATGTGGAATTGGAATGGCTCCCCTTCGCTCTGTTTTCATGTATGCGGTCGACAATAGATGGAAATTCGGAAACATTACAGTTATAAATAGCGCAAGGACAGGAAATAAACTCCTTTTCAGAAAGGAGCTTGAGGCAATGAGGGACATGGCAGAGGCAGAAAACATAAGAATAATTCAAACCGTGACACGCGACCCTGATTGGCCTGGATGGGTTGGGAGGGCGCAGGAGCACATAAGGCATGCAAATACAAATCCGAAAAATTCTTATGTGTGCGTGTGCGGGCCACCTCAGGTTTATCATGAAATATTTGAAAAACTGATAGAAAATGGCTACAATCCTCGCAACATCTATGTCACCCTTGAAAGAAGGATGAAATGTGGTGTTGGAAAATGCGGGCATTGCATCGCTGGCTCTTCTACGTTCCTAAAGTACATATGTATAGATGGGCCGGTATTTGGGTATTATGATATAATTTCAATACCAGGACTTATATGA
- a CDS encoding 4Fe-4S dicluster domain-containing protein, whose product MRYLKIEKDKTYEFLEKLKKYGKLYAPVKISDKFYVRKEIEDVKEIAFDYQRTLLPLKKYFLPTTEKMFEIDIEKSEYRENLEKIEPFVIFGAHACEIVGLRILDGVYLNIYPDIYYARRRKAGIIIGLSCLPDEYCFCNLRRTDFVDIGFDLFFHELPDGYLIRVGSQKGHEIVDENLSLFKNVEQKDIDAFREFEERRQKSFKYQGSFDNIRYILELTSNDKLWDEESNKCLGCGNCTMTCPTCRCYDVQDIPRIDLKSGERIRFWDSCQFRSHGLVAGGHNFRETKKDRFLNRYVCKNSYFYPLGTSYCVGCGNCTYFCPANIDFQKNLDKIRSNYEVIHG is encoded by the coding sequence ATGAGATATCTAAAGATAGAGAAAGATAAAACATATGAATTTCTTGAAAAATTGAAGAAATACGGAAAGCTTTATGCTCCAGTTAAGATATCTGATAAATTTTATGTAAGGAAGGAAATAGAGGATGTTAAAGAAATTGCATTTGATTATCAGCGCACTCTTTTACCCCTTAAAAAATATTTCCTTCCTACAACTGAAAAAATGTTTGAAATAGATATTGAAAAAAGTGAATATAGAGAAAATCTGGAAAAAATTGAGCCTTTTGTTATATTTGGTGCGCATGCTTGCGAAATCGTGGGACTGAGAATCCTTGATGGAGTATACCTAAATATTTACCCTGATATATACTATGCAAGGAGGAGGAAGGCGGGAATAATAATAGGGTTGAGCTGTTTGCCAGATGAATATTGCTTTTGCAATTTGAGAAGAACAGATTTTGTTGATATAGGATTTGATTTATTCTTCCATGAGTTGCCAGATGGTTATTTAATAAGAGTTGGTAGCCAAAAGGGGCATGAAATTGTTGATGAAAACTTGAGCTTATTTAAGAATGTTGAGCAGAAAGATATAGATGCTTTTAGAGAGTTTGAAGAAAGGAGGCAAAAATCTTTTAAATATCAAGGAAGTTTTGATAATATACGCTATATACTTGAATTAACATCAAATGATAAACTCTGGGATGAAGAAAGCAACAAATGCTTAGGATGTGGAAACTGCACAATGACTTGTCCAACATGTAGATGCTATGATGTGCAGGATATACCCAGAATAGACTTAAAAAGTGGTGAAAGAATAAGATTTTGGGATTCTTGCCAGTTCAGAAGCCATGGGCTTGTTGCGGGCGGGCACAATTTCAGGGAAACAAAGAAAGATAGATTTTTAAATAGATATGTTTGTAAGAATTCCTATTTTTATCCTCTCGGCACCTCTTACTGTGTTGGATGCGGTAACTGCACATATTTCTGTCCAGCAAATATTGACTTCCAGAAAAACCTTGATAAAATAAGAAGCAACTATGAGGTGATACATGGATAA
- a CDS encoding small nuclear ribonucleoprotein, with translation MKPLELIHSSIDKRVVVAIKGEKEYRGILEGYDHPHLNLILKNAEEIINGEKKRELSKVIVRGDNIIYIMV, from the coding sequence ATGAAACCCTTGGAGTTAATTCATTCAAGCATTGATAAAAGGGTGGTTGTTGCAATCAAGGGTGAAAAAGAATATCGTGGCATACTTGAAGGATATGATCACCCTCACCTCAACTTAATTCTTAAAAATGCGGAGGAGATAATAAATGGAGAGAAAAAAAGAGAGCTTTCGAAGGTTATTGTGAGAGGAGATAATATAATATATATAATGGTTTAA
- a CDS encoding 50S ribosomal protein L37e — MGKGTPSKEGGKKTHIVCRRCGRHSYHVRKKQCAYCGFGRSKRWRKYNWKNE; from the coding sequence ATGGGTAAGGGAACGCCGTCAAAGGAAGGAGGAAAAAAGACGCATATTGTATGTAGAAGATGTGGAAGACATTCCTACCATGTAAGAAAAAAACAATGTGCCTACTGCGGTTTTGGCCGCTCTAAAAGATGGAGGAAGTATAATTGGAAAAATGAATGA
- the purF gene encoding amidophosphoribosyltransferase encodes MNEKCGVVAISARKNVAEKLYFALVAMQHRGQEAAGIALYDGEIKVYKGTGLVEEALNKFNFEELKGSEGIGHVYYSIKISSPENAQPFKLHTSAGDIAIAHNGIIVNSPEIKEEMMKNGYNFVFGSEEEVIAYMLSDYLRDVSIEKAIKRLMKRIDGSYSFTLMINNRVFGLRDPLGIKPLCIGKIEDGYIICSESVAIDALGGELVRDVEPGELVEIRQDGYKSYILSREECKAHCFFEYVYFARADSFIDGVDIYKTREKLGEILAEESPVDADYVIPIPDSGRTHAYGYSKASGIPMAEGLMKNRYIARTFILPSQDTREKMVLLKLNPVRSIIKDKRVVVVDDSIVRGTTMKKIVKLLRSYGAREVHVRIASPPIIAPCYFGIDMTTREQLVASKKSIEEIRKEIDADTLAYISIDGLIKAIGKDKKDLCLGCITGEYPVKVKGEKQRFQDILKT; translated from the coding sequence ATGAATGAAAAATGTGGGGTAGTTGCGATTTCTGCCCGCAAAAATGTAGCGGAGAAGTTATATTTCGCTCTTGTAGCAATGCAGCACAGGGGGCAGGAGGCGGCGGGCATTGCGCTTTATGACGGGGAAATAAAGGTTTATAAGGGGACGGGGCTTGTTGAGGAAGCTCTTAATAAATTCAATTTTGAGGAGCTAAAGGGAAGCGAAGGGATAGGGCATGTATATTATTCAATAAAAATTTCTTCTCCAGAAAATGCCCAGCCATTCAAGTTGCACACATCTGCGGGTGATATTGCTATTGCTCATAATGGTATAATTGTGAATTCACCTGAAATAAAGGAAGAGATGATGAAGAATGGTTACAACTTTGTTTTTGGGAGTGAGGAGGAGGTAATTGCATATATGCTATCTGATTACCTGAGAGATGTAAGTATTGAAAAAGCTATAAAAAGATTGATGAAAAGGATAGATGGCTCATATTCATTTACTCTTATGATAAACAATAGAGTTTTTGGATTAAGAGACCCGCTTGGAATAAAGCCACTTTGTATTGGAAAAATAGAAGACGGGTATATTATATGCTCAGAATCCGTTGCAATAGATGCTCTTGGAGGAGAACTCGTAAGGGATGTTGAGCCTGGAGAGCTTGTTGAAATAAGGCAAGATGGATACAAAAGCTATATTCTTTCAAGAGAGGAATGCAAAGCCCATTGCTTCTTTGAATATGTATATTTTGCAAGAGCGGATTCATTTATCGATGGAGTAGATATCTATAAAACAAGAGAAAAACTGGGAGAAATTCTCGCTGAAGAAAGTCCAGTAGATGCGGATTATGTCATTCCTATCCCAGATTCTGGAAGAACTCATGCATATGGCTATTCAAAAGCAAGCGGAATACCAATGGCGGAGGGGCTAATGAAAAATAGATACATTGCAAGAACATTTATATTACCATCCCAAGATACAAGAGAAAAAATGGTTTTGCTTAAATTAAATCCTGTAAGAAGTATTATAAAAGATAAAAGAGTAGTTGTTGTAGATGACTCCATAGTAAGAGGGACAACAATGAAAAAAATTGTAAAATTGCTACGCAGTTATGGAGCAAGAGAAGTTCATGTCAGAATTGCTTCTCCGCCAATAATTGCTCCTTGCTATTTCGGCATAGACATGACAACAAGAGAGCAATTGGTTGCATCAAAGAAGAGTATAGAAGAAATAAGAAAGGAGATAGATGCGGATACACTCGCTTATATTTCAATAGATGGCTTGATTAAAGCAATTGGAAAAGATAAAAAGGATCTTTGCCTCGGTTGCATAACTGGAGAATATCCAGTAAAAGTTAAAGGGGAAAAGCAAAGATTTCAGGATATCCTAAAAACATGA
- a CDS encoding DUF1743 domain-containing protein, translated as MWIGIDDTDALNGGCTTFVATEIVKEIIFLGYNLIGYPRIVRLNPNILWKTRGNAAIALQIGIGSGKKKHIGEIDEKIYSYENKKEEADEEEVIEVVDKIIREKSSKEGNPAWVISKKKFSRILYRKAVREIVSLEEVKKILIENGAKYNCYRGEIGLVGASSAISWKPYDRTYELLTYASGEKYLEKESVIRMDKLFPSTFNNYDYENDYIAIFPRAKSPVFYGIRGENPDELKEAMKILVSSPFERWLIFETNQATDEHLQKKKIEEIRPYESVIVKGVVKKEPFYIEGGHLIFSITNGKEIDCTAYEPTKNFRKIIEKLKRGDEVVVYGGVRENPFTINIEKIEIKKTVEVYEKIENPFCENCKKHMKSIGKNKGYRCPKCGKRASERDAKYIKMERPKPGLYEVPVIARRHLFKPLKRMNIKKDDLSIY; from the coding sequence GTGTGGATTGGAATAGATGATACAGATGCGCTGAATGGAGGATGCACAACTTTTGTTGCAACCGAAATTGTAAAAGAGATTATTTTCCTGGGATATAATCTGATTGGTTATCCGCGCATTGTAAGGCTAAATCCAAATATTTTGTGGAAGACGAGAGGAAATGCTGCAATTGCATTGCAGATAGGAATTGGAAGTGGTAAAAAAAAGCATATAGGAGAAATTGATGAAAAAATATATTCCTATGAAAATAAAAAAGAGGAGGCGGATGAAGAGGAGGTAATAGAAGTTGTTGATAAAATTATAAGAGAAAAATCAAGCAAGGAAGGAAATCCCGCATGGGTGATAAGCAAAAAAAAGTTTAGTAGAATTTTGTATAGGAAAGCGGTTAGAGAAATTGTTTCATTGGAAGAAGTTAAAAAGATTTTAATAGAAAATGGAGCAAAATATAATTGCTATAGGGGAGAAATAGGGCTGGTTGGAGCTTCCTCCGCAATTTCATGGAAACCATATGACAGAACATATGAACTCCTTACTTATGCAAGCGGGGAAAAATATCTTGAAAAGGAAAGTGTTATAAGGATGGACAAGCTATTTCCGTCAACATTCAACAATTATGATTATGAAAATGATTATATAGCAATCTTTCCTAGAGCAAAATCCCCGGTATTTTATGGAATAAGAGGGGAAAATCCGGATGAGCTAAAAGAAGCAATGAAAATTTTAGTATCATCTCCTTTTGAAAGATGGCTTATTTTTGAGACAAACCAGGCAACGGATGAGCATTTACAAAAAAAGAAAATTGAGGAAATAAGGCCTTATGAATCTGTTATTGTAAAAGGAGTGGTTAAAAAAGAGCCATTTTACATAGAAGGAGGACATTTAATATTTTCAATAACCAATGGGAAGGAAATAGATTGCACCGCATATGAGCCAACAAAAAATTTCAGAAAAATAATAGAGAAATTGAAAAGAGGGGATGAAGTAGTTGTTTATGGAGGAGTAAGGGAAAATCCATTTACAATAAATATAGAAAAAATAGAAATCAAAAAAACAGTTGAAGTTTATGAAAAAATAGAAAATCCATTTTGCGAAAATTGTAAAAAACACATGAAATCGATTGGCAAAAATAAAGGATATAGATGTCCAAAATGTGGTAAAAGAGCAAGCGAAAGAGATGCAAAATACATAAAAATGGAAAGGCCAAAACCAGGATTATATGAAGTTCCTGTAATAGCAAGACGCCATCTGTTCAAGCCATTAAAAAGGATGAATATAAAAAAAGATGATTTATCAATTTATTAA
- a CDS encoding transcriptional regulator, which produces MKEEIIRSTQMLLTRAGFYCSQICKIRPSSFDFIARRDNLLLIIKILNNIDSISEDSAKEMISVARFLGALPIIVGDRTCSTFLEDDIVYFRYGVPILTIKTLENYVRGRPPVVCAAPGGFYVNIDGEVFSRLKREKGLSIGQLARIAGVSRKTIQMYEKGERASVDVAERLASYIGYDFIKPITLFEEVEKEEIETKEIKNEMLKLMEEIGAFIFPTYRSPFHAVSKLLDEIFIVGINDRRIFERARIISNISKVTERRSVILAEKSNVKIIEGVPIIEKDELRRVREPEELIGLLEID; this is translated from the coding sequence ATGAAAGAAGAAATCATTCGCTCAACTCAGATGCTTTTAACAAGAGCGGGATTTTACTGTAGCCAGATATGCAAGATAAGGCCAAGTAGCTTTGATTTTATTGCAAGAAGAGATAATCTCCTCTTAATAATAAAGATATTGAACAACATAGATTCAATAAGCGAGGATAGCGCAAAAGAAATGATTTCTGTAGCAAGATTTCTAGGCGCTCTTCCAATCATAGTCGGCGATAGAACATGCTCCACTTTCTTAGAGGATGATATCGTTTATTTCAGATACGGAGTTCCCATCCTTACAATAAAAACTCTGGAAAATTATGTAAGGGGGCGTCCCCCTGTTGTGTGCGCGGCGCCTGGTGGGTTTTATGTAAATATAGATGGTGAGGTTTTTAGCAGGCTTAAAAGGGAGAAAGGGCTTTCTATTGGGCAGTTAGCAAGGATAGCGGGTGTTTCGAGGAAAACGATACAGATGTATGAGAAAGGAGAGAGAGCAAGTGTGGATGTTGCGGAAAGATTAGCTAGCTATATTGGATATGATTTTATAAAGCCAATAACATTGTTTGAGGAGGTAGAGAAGGAAGAGATAGAAACGAAGGAAATAAAGAACGAAATGCTTAAACTCATGGAAGAAATAGGAGCTTTCATATTTCCTACTTATAGAAGCCCATTCCATGCGGTTTCTAAGCTTTTGGATGAAATTTTTATAGTTGGAATAAATGATAGAAGAATTTTTGAAAGGGCTAGAATAATTTCAAACATCTCAAAGGTTACTGAAAGAAGGTCTGTAATACTTGCAGAGAAGTCAAATGTAAAAATTATAGAAGGAGTGCCAATTATTGAAAAAGATGAATTAAGGAGGGTTAGAGAGCCGGAAGAATTAATTGGGTTATTGGAGATAGATTAA
- a CDS encoding FAD-dependent thymidylate synthase has protein sequence MEVKLISHTPEPDIIAGFSAIFTHSKKKFDEIKDDEKVKKVLRAVIEMGHTSVVEHAYFTFEISGISRALTHQLVRHRIASYSQQSQRYVVQEMKYIKPPSIRKKYGKKYDEMIKKIWEFYDEMRKDIPIEDARYILPNAACTSIIVSMNARSLLNFFELRCCLHAQWEIRMLAWKMLKLVKEVAPTIFENAGPPCKTKKVCPMKKRSCRWYPK, from the coding sequence ATGGAAGTAAAATTAATATCTCATACACCTGAGCCAGATATTATTGCAGGCTTTTCCGCTATTTTTACTCATTCAAAAAAAAAATTTGACGAAATAAAAGATGATGAAAAAGTCAAAAAAGTTTTGAGAGCGGTGATAGAAATGGGGCATACAAGTGTTGTTGAGCATGCATACTTTACTTTTGAAATATCTGGTATATCAAGGGCTCTTACTCACCAACTTGTAAGACATAGGATAGCATCCTACTCCCAACAAAGTCAGAGATATGTGGTTCAGGAAATGAAATATATAAAACCTCCTTCTATAAGAAAAAAATACGGGAAAAAATATGATGAAATGATTAAAAAAATATGGGAATTTTATGATGAAATGAGGAAAGATATTCCAATTGAAGATGCCCGCTATATTCTGCCAAATGCTGCCTGCACTTCAATAATTGTTTCAATGAATGCTCGCTCGTTACTCAATTTTTTTGAATTGAGATGTTGTCTTCATGCCCAGTGGGAAATAAGAATGCTTGCATGGAAAATGCTTAAATTAGTTAAGGAGGTTGCTCCAACAATATTTGAAAATGCTGGCCCACCTTGCAAGACAAAGAAAGTTTGTCCCATGAAGAAGAGGAGTTGCAGATGGTACCCAAAATAA
- a CDS encoding RNA-guided pseudouridylation complex pseudouridine synthase subunit Cbf5: MVPKIKRKRLVKSEEEKSPFFGKEPSKRSIEELIENGVVVVDKPCGPTSHQVASWVKEILHVNKAGHGGTLDPNVSGVLPVALENATKAIGLMHEISKEYVCVMRLHENVDEKRVREVIKSFVGKIWQIPPKEAAVKRVRRQRTIYYINIIEMDGKDVLFKVGCEGGTYIRVLCEDIGKKIGVGAHMEELRRTKTGIFEEEDAIYLQDLLDAYIFWKEEGKEFIKKIIYPVETLVEHLPDIIIKDSAVDAICHGANLMAPGVAMVETGIKKGTKVAIKTLKEEVVAIAEALMSTREIMEKEHGVVADTKRVIMKPGTYPKMWKS; the protein is encoded by the coding sequence ATGGTACCCAAAATAAAGAGAAAGAGACTTGTAAAAAGCGAGGAAGAGAAGAGCCCATTTTTTGGAAAAGAGCCGAGCAAAAGAAGCATTGAAGAGTTAATTGAGAATGGTGTTGTTGTTGTAGATAAACCTTGCGGGCCAACATCCCATCAGGTTGCTTCATGGGTTAAAGAAATTCTGCACGTAAATAAGGCGGGGCATGGAGGAACACTTGATCCAAATGTCAGCGGGGTTCTACCAGTAGCTTTAGAAAATGCAACAAAAGCAATAGGACTTATGCATGAAATATCGAAAGAATATGTTTGTGTGATGAGACTTCATGAAAATGTTGATGAGAAAAGAGTAAGAGAAGTTATTAAAAGTTTTGTTGGTAAAATATGGCAAATTCCCCCGAAAGAAGCTGCTGTAAAAAGGGTTAGAAGACAGAGAACAATATATTATATAAACATAATTGAAATGGATGGAAAGGATGTGCTTTTTAAAGTAGGTTGTGAGGGAGGAACATATATAAGGGTTTTATGTGAGGATATAGGAAAAAAGATTGGAGTCGGGGCTCATATGGAAGAGCTAAGAAGAACAAAAACAGGAATTTTTGAGGAAGAAGATGCGATATATTTGCAGGATTTACTTGATGCCTACATCTTCTGGAAGGAGGAGGGAAAAGAATTTATCAAAAAAATTATTTATCCAGTAGAAACACTCGTAGAGCATCTTCCAGATATAATAATAAAAGATTCAGCTGTTGACGCAATATGTCATGGAGCAAATCTTATGGCTCCAGGAGTTGCAATGGTCGAGACGGGAATAAAAAAGGGCACTAAGGTTGCGATAAAAACTTTAAAGGAAGAGGTTGTTGCAATTGCGGAAGCACTGATGAGCACCAGAGAAATAATGGAAAAAGAGCATGGCGTAGTTGCTGATACTAAGAGAGTTATAATGAAACCAGGCACATACCCAAAAATGTGGAAAAGCTGA